From Streptomyces durmitorensis, a single genomic window includes:
- a CDS encoding SAM-dependent methyltransferase gives MTVEDTGARGTTAPTPEEVGAMYDQFGDMLALTLGSTAVHIGMYAPHGEHPPVTTLTALADLAQDRQTEFLVDTIDLAPHEHLLDIGCGTGGPAVRLAERTGARVTGINVSKSQLARCQEHLKARGRSAPGLAERVDFAYGNAMRLDYADAAFDAAWSIDCVPHFSDRPAGLREALRVLRPGGRFLFTEFALRGSPTAEEVAAYTRMWTCPPLTPFATLVGELQQAGFHVESVRDMTANAALCGELMCVLYEDRRGEIEERFGKEALAHTDPLMAPYRSFCRDHMDYYLLVVRAPEA, from the coding sequence ATGACCGTGGAAGACACCGGCGCACGCGGCACGACGGCGCCCACCCCCGAAGAAGTCGGCGCGATGTACGACCAGTTCGGCGACATGCTCGCCCTGACGCTCGGCTCCACCGCCGTGCACATCGGCATGTACGCGCCGCACGGCGAGCACCCGCCCGTCACCACGCTGACCGCGCTGGCCGACCTCGCCCAGGACCGGCAGACCGAATTCCTCGTCGACACCATCGACTTGGCGCCCCACGAGCACCTTCTCGACATCGGCTGCGGCACCGGCGGCCCGGCCGTCCGCCTGGCGGAGCGCACCGGCGCCCGCGTCACCGGGATCAACGTCAGCAAGAGCCAGCTCGCCCGGTGCCAGGAGCACCTCAAGGCCCGGGGCCGGTCGGCCCCGGGCCTCGCCGAGCGGGTGGACTTCGCCTACGGCAACGCCATGCGACTGGACTACGCGGACGCGGCCTTCGACGCCGCGTGGTCCATCGACTGCGTCCCCCACTTCTCGGACCGGCCCGCAGGGCTCCGTGAGGCCCTGCGGGTGCTGCGTCCCGGCGGGCGTTTCCTGTTCACGGAGTTCGCCCTGCGCGGCAGCCCCACCGCCGAGGAAGTGGCGGCCTATACGCGGATGTGGACCTGTCCCCCGCTCACCCCCTTCGCCACGCTCGTCGGCGAACTCCAACAGGCGGGCTTCCATGTGGAGTCCGTGCGCGACATGACCGCGAACGCGGCCCTGTGCGGCGAGCTCATGTGCGTGCTCTACGAGGACCGGCGCGGCGAGATCGAGGAGCGGTTCGGCAAGGAGGCCCTGGCCCACACCGATCCGCTCATGGCTCCCTACCGCTCCTTCTGCCGCGACCACATGGACTACTACCTGCTCGTCGTGCGCGCACCCGAGGCCTGA
- a CDS encoding DUF6010 family protein — MTYVAPVLIGVLYALVMSLIREPNRRRFNAIMVAGAGAAYLSGGGFGGWEFLFTAAVTYCAYRGLESWTFIGIGWLLHTGWDLLHHIKGNPIIPFAHDSSLGCAICDPVIALWCLRGGPSLMGLVRGRRVEDHAAEL; from the coding sequence ATGACCTATGTCGCACCGGTACTGATCGGCGTCCTGTACGCCCTCGTCATGTCCCTGATCCGCGAACCGAACCGGCGCCGATTCAACGCGATCATGGTGGCCGGTGCGGGAGCGGCCTACCTGAGCGGCGGCGGATTCGGAGGCTGGGAGTTCCTCTTCACCGCCGCCGTCACGTACTGCGCCTACCGGGGCCTGGAATCCTGGACGTTCATCGGCATCGGCTGGCTGCTCCACACCGGTTGGGACCTGCTCCACCACATCAAGGGCAACCCGATCATCCCCTTCGCCCACGACTCGTCCCTCGGCTGCGCCATCTGCGATCCCGTCATCGCGCTCTGGTGCCTGCGCGGCGGCCCCTCGCTGATGGGACTCGTCCGCGGCCGCCGGGTCGAAGACCACGCGGCCGAGCTGTGA
- a CDS encoding MFS transporter: MANPYRALFSAPGAKGFSAAGLLARLPLPMTHMGILTMLSELRGEYALAGAVAGTFTLSMALIGPQISRVVDWLGQGRVLLPATGVSVAALGGLLLCAYYGAPVWTLFVFAFLAGFMPSMGAMVRARWTHLYRGSPRLNAAYSLESVVDELTYIIGPAIAVVLGTALFPEAGPMVAAVLLVVGVLLFVPQKRTEPPVQPQADGAGRSAIRSGSLLAMALTLLFGGAIAGTVDTMGLAFAQEQGQKEAAGIVFAVYAVGSAVSGLTFGALKLSVPLPRLLVIGVAGTALTTLPFLVVNSIATLSAAVFLAGVFFAPTMVTIMGIVERLTPAARLTEGMTWMIAGLQIGVALGAAASGQVVDSFGTRAGFTVSLAMGALALLTTLLSYRHVSAETARAVGREEVTRGPDRPGIVAETVTGQESHTERADHRRP; this comes from the coding sequence ATGGCTAACCCGTACCGCGCACTGTTCTCCGCACCGGGGGCGAAGGGCTTCTCCGCGGCCGGGCTGCTCGCACGCCTGCCGCTGCCGATGACCCACATGGGCATCCTCACGATGCTGTCCGAGCTGCGCGGCGAGTACGCGCTTGCGGGCGCCGTCGCCGGGACGTTCACGCTGTCCATGGCCCTGATAGGTCCTCAGATATCCCGTGTGGTCGACTGGTTGGGGCAGGGGCGCGTCCTGCTCCCGGCCACCGGTGTCAGCGTCGCCGCGCTGGGCGGGCTGCTCCTGTGCGCGTACTACGGCGCGCCCGTGTGGACCCTCTTCGTCTTCGCGTTCCTGGCCGGGTTCATGCCGAGCATGGGTGCGATGGTCAGAGCCCGCTGGACCCACCTGTACCGCGGCTCGCCGCGGCTCAACGCCGCGTACTCCCTGGAATCCGTGGTCGACGAGCTCACCTACATCATCGGGCCCGCCATCGCCGTCGTCCTCGGCACGGCCCTCTTCCCCGAAGCGGGGCCGATGGTCGCCGCGGTGCTGCTCGTCGTGGGCGTACTGCTCTTCGTCCCGCAGAAGCGCACCGAACCTCCCGTGCAGCCGCAGGCCGACGGTGCGGGGCGGTCGGCGATCCGGTCGGGCTCGCTCCTCGCGATGGCGCTCACCCTGCTGTTCGGCGGCGCCATCGCAGGGACCGTCGACACGATGGGGCTCGCCTTCGCCCAGGAGCAGGGGCAGAAGGAGGCAGCGGGGATCGTCTTCGCCGTGTACGCCGTCGGGTCCGCCGTCTCGGGACTGACCTTCGGGGCACTGAAGTTGAGCGTGCCGCTCCCGAGACTCCTCGTGATCGGGGTGGCGGGCACGGCCCTGACGACGCTGCCGTTCCTCGTCGTGAACAGCATCGCGACCCTGTCCGCCGCGGTCTTCCTCGCCGGCGTGTTCTTCGCGCCGACCATGGTCACCATCATGGGCATCGTCGAGAGGCTCACCCCCGCGGCCCGGCTCACCGAAGGAATGACCTGGATGATCGCGGGCCTGCAGATCGGCGTGGCGCTCGGCGCCGCCGCCTCGGGGCAGGTCGTGGACTCCTTCGGTACCCGCGCCGGCTTCACCGTGTCCTTGGCCATGGGCGCCCTCGCGCTCCTGACGACCCTGCTCAGCTACCGGCACGTGAGTGCGGAGACGGCGCGGGCGGTCGGCAGGGAGGAGGTCACGAGGGGGCCCGACCGGCCAGGTATCGTCGCGGAGACCGTCACCGGACAGGAGTCGCACACTGAACGAGCCGATCACCGACGGCCGTAG